A window of the Megalopta genalis isolate 19385.01 chromosome 2, iyMegGena1_principal, whole genome shotgun sequence genome harbors these coding sequences:
- the LOC117219314 gene encoding protein crossbronx homolog, with protein sequence MSGTKTDANKDDNLKRQGSFRKLLPLDTNGDSQLSMSVKMIDRPTISQTNKEYSIYLQEYNVLSEYKMLCSQDLKGIYVVPSAQNSLLWFGVQFVRQGIYQGGIFRFTITLPQNFPDGGCPRVTFQTSVFHPLIDPESGELCTSWGFTEWRRSNRIWQLVQFITKILSKVDIKMTPVNQEASMLLENNFEEFRDRVKKCLKESLDNAYNPPMVNDPHYIAFARYNSELHDSVKQAIYKPKEEEENKTLGLSWVQPGSLQPFSKPEAR encoded by the exons ATGTCAGGCACGAAG ACTGATGCGAACAAAGACGACAATCTAAAGAGACAGGGTTCGTTCAGGAAACTGTTACCTTTAGACACAAATGGAGATTCTCAATTAAGCATGTCTGTAAAAATGATCGACAGACCTACCATTTCTCAAACCAATAAGGAATACTCAATCTACTTGCAAGAATATAATGTTTTATCTGAGTA TAAGATGTTGTGTTCCCAGGACTTAAAAGGCATTTATGTCGTACCATCAGCACAAAATTCTCTGT TATGGTTTGGTGTACAATTCGTTAGACAAGGAATCTACCAAGGAGGCATCTTCAGATTCACCATTACATTGCCACAAAATTTCCCAGATGGTGGTTGTCCT AGAGTTACATTTCAAACATCAGTTTTTCATCCTCTAATTGATCCTGAATCTGGAGAGTTGTGCACTTCCTGGGGGTTCACAGAATGGAGAAGAAGTAATAGAATATGGCAATTAGtacaatttataactaaaatACTCAGCAAAGTTGACATTAAAATGACTCCTGTGAACCAGGAAGCATCTATGTT attagaaaataattttgaagAGTTTCGTGATCGAGTTAAAAAATGCTTGAAAGAAAGTTTGGATAATGCTTACAATCCACCTATGGTGAACGATCCGCATTACATAGCTTTTGCTCGATATAATAGCGAACTTCATGACTCTGTTAAACAAGCCATTTACAAACCGAAG gaggaagaagaaaataaaacgtTGGGTTTATCTTGGGTGCAACCGGGTTCCCTACAGCCGTTCTCGAAGCCTGAAGCAAGATAA